In Drosophila innubila isolate TH190305 chromosome 2L unlocalized genomic scaffold, UK_Dinn_1.0 5_B_2L, whole genome shotgun sequence, a single window of DNA contains:
- the LOC117782558 gene encoding zinc finger BED domain-containing protein 1-like: MDKFLGVSENNKELDYEDCSAKENEPKRKCAKSNVWNYFKRLEGGSAKCLTYGNVYKTCGNTTNLSNHLKRAHPTVFTVPKAIRTLGEFFDTTRQKKYERGSSRKISLDKALIGMIATDLQPFRIVEDAGFRNFVHCLDPQYAMPSRRTLIDVLLSNMYEEMNEKLKHILTKVKYCAVTTDGWTSRANDHYLTVSLYV; the protein is encoded by the exons ATGGACAAATTTTTGGGTGTTTCag aaaacaatAAGGAATTGGATTATGAGGACTGTTCAGCTAAAGAAAATGAGCCCAAACGGAAATGTGCAAAGTCCAACGTCTGGAATTATTTCAAACGTTTAGAAGGTGGATCAGCCAAATGCCTTACCTATGGGAATGTTTACAAAACCTGTGGCAACACAACTAATTTATCCAACCACCTAAAGCGAGCTCATCCGACTGTGTTCACTGTTCCAAAAGCAATAAGAACACTTGGAGAATTTTTCGACACTACACGgcagaaaaaatatgaaaggggCTCATCTCGGAAAATTTCTCTTGACAAGGCTCTGATCGGGATGATCGCTACGGATCTACAGCCTTTTAGGATTGTGGAAGACGCAGGCTTTCGTAATTTTGTCCACTGCCTGGACCCGCAATACGCGATGCCAAGCAGAAGAACATTAATTGATGTACTACTATCAAACATGTACGaggaaatgaatgaaaaacttAAACACATTCTCACTAAGGTAAAGTACTGTGCTGTGACTACCGATGGATGGACATCCAGAGCCAATGACCACTACTTGACGGTCTCTTTGTATGTATGA